The proteins below come from a single uncultured delta proteobacterium genomic window:
- a CDS encoding putative Histidine kinase (Evidence 3 : Function proposed based on presence of conserved amino acid motif, structural feature or limited homology; Product type pe : putative enzyme), whose protein sequence is MADGNDRGEKRQCSAICKPARDKKQQEHRWSFSRQPRFSSAATWEWDIAAGFCHYPPEWYRMIGAEGAEPRNFQNWAWWSGQMHMDDMPGVLEVHRQIFEGKLEEAEVIYRLRRPDGRWIRLLNRGVVSQWKDDGTPAIMSGISIDISHLAMSPPLPENGVPQAAPRASVQGIFPPSAEIAPEPPEDLSRLNKRRLSALYQLAQMDKASEDEVLHFAMTSILQLTDSTRGFIFIPDPEGPKGKGLFFLSHDNYRHASDKQLAGDTLPPELVPLVDSSNPLATRHRIVNGDGITPVSVLFDKTAPVMRYIIAPGQEDGRTVCLAGVCNKASDYDESDLRQVETFVTNTWLIVRRRRHLLELQRAKETAEAASKAKDEFIANVSHELRTPLNGVLSMLQLLEDFPMTDQQKEFLHTACLSGNALVRIISDILDFSRIESGKMLLLKEPLDFKASVLSGLRLFREEAEKSGLSFTAEMDPAIPGLLQGDDTRIRQIVFNLVSNALKFTREGGITVTCSLEPEQPEGKTAIILTVTDTGIGIPKDKQSTLFNAFTQVDSFASKKTPGTGLGLSIVKRLVAMMDGDVRLESEPGKGTRVSCTIMLDNAAAGPGQTAEPDLPAGDQNRAPLHILVAEDDAVGRFALRSFLLRSGHRAVCVQNGRQALEALQIYPFDCLLTDIQMPDMDGLELARRIHETDFREFSPSEEVRALVREAFPEAPQITAPVDPAMPIVAVSAHTMAGDKERFLQQGINHYIAKPIALRELNAVLALVEKPNRNA, encoded by the coding sequence GTGGCAGACGGCAACGACCGGGGAGAAAAACGGCAATGCAGTGCCATATGCAAACCCGCGCGTGATAAAAAGCAGCAGGAGCACAGGTGGTCGTTTTCCAGACAGCCGCGCTTTTCCAGCGCGGCAACCTGGGAGTGGGATATTGCCGCCGGTTTCTGCCATTATCCGCCGGAATGGTATCGCATGATCGGCGCGGAGGGCGCCGAACCCCGAAATTTCCAGAACTGGGCCTGGTGGTCCGGCCAGATGCACATGGACGACATGCCCGGCGTCCTTGAGGTGCACCGCCAGATTTTTGAAGGCAAGCTGGAGGAGGCGGAGGTCATCTACCGCCTGCGGCGGCCGGACGGGCGCTGGATACGCCTTTTGAACAGAGGCGTCGTCTCGCAATGGAAAGACGACGGCACGCCCGCCATCATGTCGGGCATCAGCATTGACATTTCGCATCTTGCCATGTCGCCGCCGCTGCCGGAAAACGGCGTCCCGCAGGCCGCCCCCCGAGCCTCTGTCCAGGGAATCTTCCCACCGTCCGCCGAGATCGCACCCGAGCCTCCGGAAGACCTCTCCCGGCTGAACAAACGCCGCCTGAGCGCCCTGTACCAGTTGGCCCAGATGGACAAAGCGTCCGAGGACGAAGTGCTGCATTTCGCCATGACCAGCATTTTGCAACTCACGGACAGCACCAGGGGATTCATTTTCATTCCCGACCCGGAAGGCCCCAAGGGCAAAGGTCTTTTTTTCCTCTCACACGACAATTACAGGCACGCGAGCGATAAACAGCTTGCCGGAGACACTCTCCCGCCGGAGCTCGTGCCTCTTGTCGATTCCTCGAACCCCCTCGCCACGCGCCACCGCATCGTGAACGGCGACGGCATAACCCCCGTCAGTGTTCTCTTTGACAAAACCGCTCCCGTCATGCGGTACATCATCGCCCCCGGCCAGGAAGACGGCCGGACCGTGTGCCTGGCCGGGGTCTGCAACAAAGCCTCGGATTACGACGAATCTGACCTGCGGCAAGTTGAAACCTTTGTCACCAATACCTGGCTTATCGTGCGCCGCCGACGCCACTTGCTCGAACTGCAGCGGGCCAAGGAAACCGCGGAAGCCGCCAGCAAGGCCAAGGACGAATTCATCGCCAACGTCAGCCATGAGTTACGCACGCCGCTCAACGGCGTCCTGAGCATGTTGCAGTTGCTGGAAGATTTCCCCATGACGGACCAGCAGAAGGAATTTTTACACACGGCCTGTCTTTCGGGCAACGCCCTGGTCCGCATCATTTCCGACATCCTTGATTTTTCGCGCATCGAATCCGGTAAAATGCTGCTGCTCAAGGAACCTCTGGATTTCAAGGCGTCCGTGCTCTCCGGCCTGCGACTGTTCCGCGAGGAGGCGGAGAAAAGCGGCCTGTCGTTCACCGCGGAAATGGACCCCGCCATTCCCGGTCTGTTGCAGGGGGATGATACCAGAATCCGCCAGATCGTGTTCAACCTTGTGAGCAATGCCCTCAAATTTACCAGGGAAGGCGGCATCACCGTGACCTGCTCCCTGGAGCCGGAGCAGCCGGAGGGCAAGACCGCGATCATCCTCACGGTTACGGACACGGGAATAGGCATCCCCAAGGACAAGCAGAGCACGTTGTTCAACGCGTTTACCCAGGTGGACAGTTTCGCCTCCAAAAAGACCCCCGGCACCGGCCTTGGCCTGAGCATCGTCAAACGGCTGGTGGCCATGATGGACGGGGATGTCCGGCTGGAAAGCGAGCCCGGAAAGGGGACGCGCGTTTCCTGCACCATTATGCTGGACAATGCAGCGGCGGGTCCGGGGCAAACCGCCGAGCCCGATCTCCCCGCCGGCGACCAGAACCGCGCCCCATTGCATATCCTTGTCGCCGAGGACGACGCCGTGGGACGCTTCGCCCTGCGGTCCTTCCTGCTCCGGAGCGGGCACAGGGCGGTGTGCGTGCAGAACGGCCGCCAGGCCCTGGAAGCGTTGCAGATCTATCCCTTTGACTGTCTTCTCACGGATATCCAGATGCCCGACATGGACGGCCTGGAACTGGCGCGGCGCATCCATGAAACCGATTTCCGGGAATTTTCCCCCTCGGAGGAAGTGCGCGCCCTGGTCCGCGAGGCCTTTCCCGAGGCTCCGCAGATAACGGCGCCCGTTGACCCGGCAATGCCCATCGTCGCCGTGAGCGCGCACACCATGGCCGGTGACAAGGAGCGCTTCCTGCAACAGGGCATCAACCATTATATCGCCAAGCCCATCGCCCTGCGCGAGCTGAACGCCGTCCTGGCGCTGGTGGAAAAACCGAACCGGAACGCGTAA
- a CDS encoding hypothetical protein (Evidence 5 : No homology to any previously reported sequences), which translates to MRGEIAAIIKEMIDGDATVRYTPIHTKQI; encoded by the coding sequence TTGCGCGGGGAAATAGCCGCTATTATTAAAGAAATGATTGACGGCGACGCGACCGTCCGGTATACGCCAATTCATACTAAACAAATATGA
- a CDS encoding O-acetylhomoserine (thiol)-lyase: MHSLDMQNNWEFETKQVHTGQESPDPATGARAVPIYQTTSYVFRDCAHAADRFALRDPGNIYGRLTNPTQDVLEQRIAALEGGVAALPVASGAAAITYALQNLARAGDHIVAARTIYGGTYNLLAHTLPEYGVTTTFVDPGEPGAFERAIRPETRAVFAETLGNPNSNIIDIRQTADIAHAHGIPLVMDNTFATPFLLRPIEHGADIVVHSATKFIGGHGTSLGGIIVDGGRFDWAAGGKFPGLAEPCPGYHGIAFTEAAGPAAFVTRIRAVLLRDMGAAIAPLNAFLLLQGTETLSLRIERHVANALAVVAHLRQHPKVAAVRHPSLPDNPDHALYTRYFPGGAGSIFTFDVAGGEKEATAFIDGLQLFSLLANVADVKSLVIHPASTTHSQLTDAELAEQGIGRNTVRLSIGIENIRDIIADLDQALARI, encoded by the coding sequence GTGCACTCTCTTGATATGCAAAATAACTGGGAATTTGAAACAAAACAGGTCCATACCGGGCAGGAAAGTCCCGATCCCGCCACCGGGGCGCGGGCCGTGCCCATCTACCAGACAACGTCCTATGTGTTCCGGGACTGCGCGCACGCGGCCGACCGCTTCGCCCTGCGGGACCCCGGCAACATATACGGACGGCTGACAAACCCCACCCAGGACGTTCTCGAACAACGCATCGCCGCGCTGGAAGGCGGCGTCGCGGCCCTGCCCGTGGCCTCGGGAGCGGCGGCCATAACGTACGCCCTGCAGAACCTGGCCCGCGCGGGCGACCATATCGTCGCCGCGAGGACCATCTACGGCGGGACGTACAACCTGCTGGCCCATACGCTGCCGGAATACGGCGTGACGACGACTTTTGTGGATCCCGGCGAGCCCGGCGCCTTTGAGCGAGCCATCCGGCCCGAAACCAGGGCCGTCTTCGCGGAAACCCTGGGCAACCCCAACTCGAATATCATCGATATCCGGCAAACGGCCGATATCGCGCACGCGCACGGCATCCCGCTGGTGATGGACAACACCTTTGCCACGCCCTTTCTGCTGCGGCCCATCGAGCACGGCGCGGATATCGTCGTGCATTCGGCCACCAAGTTTATCGGCGGCCACGGCACCAGCCTCGGCGGCATCATTGTGGACGGCGGGCGGTTCGACTGGGCGGCGGGCGGCAAATTCCCCGGCCTTGCCGAACCCTGCCCCGGCTACCACGGCATCGCCTTTACGGAGGCCGCCGGTCCCGCCGCCTTCGTCACCAGGATACGCGCCGTGCTCCTGCGCGACATGGGCGCGGCCATCGCCCCGCTGAACGCCTTTTTGCTGTTGCAGGGAACGGAGACGCTCTCCCTGCGGATCGAGCGCCACGTGGCGAACGCCCTCGCCGTGGTGGCGCATTTGCGGCAACATCCCAAGGTTGCCGCCGTCCGCCACCCGAGCCTGCCGGACAACCCCGATCATGCGCTCTATACCCGGTATTTCCCCGGCGGGGCGGGCTCCATTTTCACCTTTGACGTCGCGGGCGGGGAAAAGGAAGCCACGGCCTTTATCGATGGGTTGCAGCTCTTTTCGCTCCTCGCCAACGTGGCGGACGTGAAAAGCCTGGTCATCCACCCCGCAAGCACCACCCATTCGCAGCTGACCGATGCGGAACTCGCCGAGCAGGGTATCGGCCGCAACACGGTCAGGCTTTCCATCGGCATCGAGAATATCCGGGACATCATCGCGGACCTGGACCAGGCTCTCGCCCGGATCTGA
- a CDS encoding 2-dehydropantoate 2-reductase, whose product MVSGNAIETVALVGLGALGCAYLGKITETLPLDAIQVIADGKRAERYRKNGVTLNGKRLDFPVAEPGTLRPADLVIFTVKFNQLEEAIALARGAVGPNTIVISLLNGITSEEVIAAAYGWDNVLLSLSLGIDATRVGDATAVTVYGTIPFGEARNKPGEYSERVLRLKAFFDRVGLRSEIPEDMKLALWRKFMLNVGVNQTSAVVGTGYGALQKEGAARDIAVAAMREVVTLAPYEGVALGEKDIEQAMAVMMTLSPDGKCSMLQDIEARRKTEVAIFGGTVLALAAKHGVAAPVNGMLVRILRAKEENF is encoded by the coding sequence ATGGTTTCCGGCAATGCAATAGAAACAGTGGCCCTTGTCGGGCTTGGGGCGCTCGGCTGCGCATACCTCGGTAAAATAACCGAAACGCTGCCCCTGGACGCGATCCAGGTCATCGCGGACGGGAAAAGGGCGGAGCGGTACAGGAAAAACGGCGTCACGCTGAACGGCAAACGGCTCGATTTCCCCGTTGCGGAACCCGGGACGCTCCGTCCCGCGGATCTCGTCATCTTTACCGTGAAATTCAACCAGCTCGAAGAAGCCATAGCGCTCGCCAGGGGCGCTGTCGGCCCTAATACCATAGTAATTTCCCTGCTGAACGGCATCACCAGCGAGGAAGTCATCGCGGCGGCCTACGGCTGGGACAACGTTCTGCTCAGCCTGTCCCTCGGCATCGACGCCACGAGGGTAGGGGACGCCACCGCGGTCACCGTGTACGGTACAATCCCGTTCGGCGAGGCGCGGAACAAGCCCGGGGAATATAGCGAAAGGGTTTTGCGGCTGAAGGCGTTTTTCGACCGCGTGGGCTTGCGGTCGGAGATACCCGAGGACATGAAGCTCGCCCTCTGGCGGAAGTTCATGCTGAACGTGGGCGTCAACCAGACGTCCGCCGTTGTCGGGACCGGCTACGGCGCGCTGCAGAAGGAAGGGGCGGCCAGGGATATCGCCGTTGCCGCCATGCGGGAGGTCGTGACGCTCGCCCCGTATGAGGGAGTGGCGCTCGGTGAAAAGGATATCGAGCAGGCCATGGCCGTTATGATGACCCTGTCCCCGGACGGCAAATGCTCGATGTTGCAGGATATCGAGGCGCGCAGAAAGACGGAGGTCGCCATCTTCGGCGGCACGGTGCTGGCGCTGGCGGCAAAGCACGGCGTTGCCGCGCCCGTGAACGGTATGCTGGTGCGGATACTGCGGGCCAAGGAAGAGAATTTCTAG
- a CDS encoding conserved hypothetical protein (Evidence 4 : Homologs of previously reported genes of unknown function), whose translation MKNETDGPGEDKNAPDPIAPRCPICKQETRHVFTSKHGREIFQCQRAACGHFFTPARDEAQGVCVRSEDLERESDEALARYQERNIRLLELFLKYTGGVKEKMAILDFGAGNAHIPRTFKRVLGDKCTLYCLEKNNECKGLYEKYGLARIERLEDLPEKVDLIYLIEVIEHLPDPIATLRTFPALLQKGGTVFLSTPEGHMDASCTNAYDTPSHLHFFTGRSLNIALRAAGFTALDYKFYSEMYPRAGNNAIPRPPRVRHPGMDSPSGHLVGPTWPRERGA comes from the coding sequence ATGAAGAACGAAACAGACGGCCCCGGCGAAGACAAAAACGCTCCTGATCCAATTGCTCCCCGCTGTCCCATCTGCAAACAGGAAACGCGCCATGTCTTTACGTCAAAGCACGGCCGCGAAATTTTTCAGTGCCAGCGCGCGGCGTGCGGCCATTTCTTCACACCGGCGCGCGACGAAGCGCAGGGAGTCTGCGTGAGAAGCGAGGATCTGGAGCGGGAATCGGACGAGGCACTCGCGCGCTACCAGGAAAGAAATATCCGCCTCCTGGAGCTTTTCCTGAAATATACCGGCGGCGTGAAAGAAAAAATGGCCATTCTCGACTTTGGCGCGGGCAACGCCCATATCCCGCGCACCTTCAAGCGGGTTCTCGGGGACAAATGCACATTGTACTGCCTCGAAAAGAACAACGAGTGCAAGGGGCTTTATGAAAAGTACGGCCTTGCGCGGATTGAACGGCTGGAGGATCTGCCCGAAAAGGTGGATCTGATATACCTGATTGAAGTGATCGAGCACCTCCCCGACCCCATAGCAACGTTGCGCACGTTCCCGGCGCTGTTGCAAAAAGGGGGAACGGTATTCCTCTCCACCCCGGAAGGGCATATGGATGCATCGTGCACCAACGCATACGATACGCCCTCCCATTTGCATTTTTTCACCGGGCGGTCGTTGAACATCGCCCTGAGAGCCGCCGGTTTTACCGCGCTGGATTACAAGTTCTACTCTGAAATGTATCCGCGCGCCGGAAATAACGCCATACCCCGTCCTCCCAGGGTGCGGCACCCGGGGATGGATTCCCCCTCGGGACATCTGGTCGGCCCGACCTGGCCGCGCGAGCGGGGCGCGTAG
- a CDS encoding TENA/THI-4 family protein produces the protein MKWSEQAWQAALPAYTKILELDFLRELMDGTLPEEKFRFYIQQDALYLNGFGKALAGIAARLENPAHMGAFVRFAGDTMAVERDMHQAFFAVLGKLEDLEPSPTCLLYTSYMLKQLSDAPVETALASVLPCFWVYKEVGDYILAHQSKGPNRYQSWIDTYGGEEYGAAVRQAIGICDELAAVCTPKQRESMTKSYVLCTKMEWMFWDSAYKLEQWPV, from the coding sequence ATGAAATGGAGCGAACAGGCCTGGCAGGCAGCCTTGCCGGCCTATACGAAGATTCTTGAACTGGATTTTCTCCGCGAGCTGATGGACGGCACGCTTCCCGAGGAGAAGTTCCGCTTCTATATTCAACAGGACGCGCTGTATCTGAACGGGTTCGGCAAAGCCCTGGCCGGGATTGCTGCCAGGCTTGAAAACCCCGCCCACATGGGCGCGTTCGTGCGGTTCGCGGGCGACACCATGGCGGTTGAGCGCGACATGCACCAAGCGTTTTTCGCCGTGCTGGGCAAGCTGGAAGACCTGGAGCCCTCGCCCACCTGTCTTTTGTACACCTCGTACATGCTCAAGCAGCTGTCCGACGCGCCGGTGGAAACGGCCCTGGCCTCCGTTTTGCCCTGCTTCTGGGTTTACAAGGAAGTGGGGGATTACATCCTGGCCCACCAGTCAAAGGGCCCCAACCGCTACCAGAGTTGGATAGACACCTACGGCGGCGAGGAGTACGGCGCGGCGGTGCGGCAGGCCATCGGCATCTGCGACGAGCTTGCCGCGGTCTGCACGCCCAAACAGCGGGAATCCATGACAAAATCCTACGTGCTGTGCACGAAGATGGAATGGATGTTCTGGGACAGCGCGTACAAACTGGAGCAGTGGCCCGTGTGA
- the aslB gene encoding regulator of arylsulfatase activity (Evidence 2a : Function of homologous gene experimentally demonstrated in an other organism; PubMedId : 11222759, 12419807, 14749327, 2180918; Product type pr : putative regulator), with amino-acid sequence MPQQSATRAFHAMAKPGGARCNLRCAYCFYLEKSALHAPPSPAMSDEVLEAYVRGYIGSIRDDGEVAFTWQGGEPTLAGQDFYRRAVALQQRYGQGRTITNSFQTNGVLLDDSWCAFLARHNFLVGLSLDGPADIHDRYRPTAGGQPSHALVMRGLRLLQKHGVRHNVLACVNRRSAREPLRVYEFLREAGVSFIQFIPIVERLAGQREGVHGLTLHGPGIGADEQGTVTEWSVLPEDYGTFLTSIFDVWRKRDVGKIFVMNVEWALANLLGRPGGVCHHMPACGRSVVVEHTGDVYACDHYVYPEHRLGNILEHSFAAMVDSERQERFGRDKLERLPQTCRSCTMLKGCWGGCPKHRFIVSGGEAVNYLCAGYRRFFGHIVPYLRAMAKIMADGRPASDIMDMNLVFVTRE; translated from the coding sequence GTGCCGCAGCAATCCGCAACACGGGCCTTTCACGCCATGGCCAAACCGGGAGGCGCGCGGTGCAATCTGCGGTGCGCCTACTGCTTTTACCTTGAAAAATCCGCCTTGCACGCACCGCCCAGCCCCGCCATGAGCGACGAGGTGCTGGAAGCCTACGTGCGCGGCTATATCGGATCCATCCGGGATGACGGCGAGGTCGCCTTCACCTGGCAGGGAGGCGAGCCCACCCTGGCCGGGCAGGACTTTTACCGCCGCGCCGTGGCGTTGCAGCAGCGTTACGGCCAGGGGCGGACCATCACCAACAGCTTCCAGACCAACGGCGTGCTCCTTGACGACTCCTGGTGCGCCTTTCTCGCGCGGCACAATTTTTTGGTCGGCTTGTCCCTGGACGGCCCGGCCGACATCCATGACCGCTACCGGCCAACGGCGGGCGGACAGCCGAGCCACGCCCTTGTCATGCGCGGCCTGCGCCTGCTCCAAAAACACGGCGTGCGCCATAACGTTTTGGCCTGCGTCAACCGGCGGAGCGCGCGAGAGCCGTTGCGGGTCTATGAATTCCTGCGCGAGGCGGGCGTCAGTTTCATCCAGTTCATCCCCATTGTGGAGCGGCTTGCCGGGCAGAGGGAAGGCGTCCACGGCCTTACCCTGCACGGGCCGGGAATCGGCGCGGATGAGCAGGGAACCGTTACGGAATGGTCCGTGTTGCCGGAAGATTACGGAACGTTTCTGACGAGTATTTTCGATGTCTGGCGCAAGCGTGACGTGGGCAAAATCTTTGTCATGAACGTGGAGTGGGCGCTGGCCAACCTCCTCGGGCGGCCCGGCGGCGTCTGCCACCACATGCCGGCCTGCGGGCGCTCGGTGGTGGTCGAGCACACCGGGGACGTCTACGCCTGCGACCATTACGTGTACCCGGAGCACCGCCTCGGCAACATTCTGGAGCATTCCTTCGCGGCCATGGTGGATTCGGAACGGCAGGAGCGGTTCGGCAGGGACAAGCTGGAACGGCTGCCCCAAACCTGCCGGAGTTGCACCATGCTCAAAGGCTGCTGGGGCGGCTGCCCGAAACACCGGTTCATTGTTTCGGGCGGCGAGGCCGTCAACTACCTCTGCGCCGGGTACCGCCGCTTCTTCGGGCATATCGTGCCGTATTTGCGGGCCATGGCGAAAATCATGGCCGACGGCCGCCCGGCATCGGACATTATGGACATGAACCTGGTGTTCGTGACTAGAGAGTAG
- a CDS encoding Twin-arginine translocation pathway signal 2: MKALYKGLHLLLFVSVIALSACADMERPGLSQASEDDLRTRARASLETLYANSLDAKALRKRSVAILVFPDIFKAGLIVGGSGGNGVLFSPGGQVLGYYNAAAVSFGLQAGVQEFAEAMFLVTPSALSYLDSSAGWSIGVGPSVVVVDEGMAQDFTSTTLRSDVYAFIYGQQGLMAGLGVQGQKITRLRN, encoded by the coding sequence ATGAAAGCATTGTATAAAGGTCTTCATCTGCTGCTGTTTGTCTCCGTGATAGCGCTCAGCGCTTGCGCCGATATGGAACGGCCCGGTTTGTCGCAAGCCTCGGAAGACGATTTGCGGACAAGGGCGCGCGCTTCCCTGGAAACGCTGTACGCCAACTCGCTGGATGCGAAAGCCTTGCGTAAGCGCTCCGTTGCCATCCTCGTCTTTCCCGATATCTTCAAAGCCGGGTTGATCGTCGGCGGTTCCGGCGGCAACGGTGTTTTGTTCTCTCCCGGCGGGCAGGTTCTGGGCTATTACAACGCGGCGGCGGTCTCCTTCGGCCTGCAGGCGGGGGTGCAGGAATTCGCCGAAGCCATGTTCCTGGTCACGCCCTCGGCGCTCAGCTATCTCGACAGTTCCGCCGGGTGGTCCATCGGCGTGGGGCCGAGCGTGGTTGTTGTGGATGAGGGAATGGCGCAGGATTTCACGAGCACCACACTCCGGTCCGACGTCTATGCCTTTATTTACGGGCAGCAGGGGCTGATGGCGGGGCTCGGCGTACAGGGCCAGAAAATCACAAGGCTGCGCAACTGA
- the aslA gene encoding arylsulfatase-like enzyme (Evidence 2a : Function of homologous gene experimentally demonstrated in an other organism; PubMedId : 15477040, 16766528; Product type e : enzyme), with translation MIKATFAKAMVSAVAASVALPLPSLAADTPTAPTRREGFAGYDHPNQYIARQAVRIADNMMPVMQHPAQDKETRQKLADLEKKTGKKPNVLIFLLDDVGWMDVGFNGGGGAVGNPTPDIDAVAGQGLVLTSAYSQPSCSPTRATILTGQYSIHHGIQTPPMYGMPGGLEGTTTIAQLLRDQGYVTQAIGKWHLGENEGSLPQNVGFDDYRGFNSVSDMYTEWRDPNFNPEVALSPERYEYIKNLPFSKGDVHAVRGGKLETIADITPKYMEDLDQRWMQYGVEFLKKMAKSDKPFFLYYGTRGCHFDNYPNEKYAGRSPARTSYSDTMVEMNDIFAALYKTLAETGQLENTLIIFTSDNGPEAEVPPHGRTPFRGAKGSTWEGGVRVPTFAYWKGMIEPRKSDGLFDLSDLFNTCLSLAGKPGAEAAKLVPAKTFIDGIDQASFLLAKDGQSNRKAVHYFWNGQFSAVRIDEFKFFELVQQPFAFTQTGYQGGFSGAIMKPAGTLMFNLYTNPQENDHIGVRHIPMGVPLQTEMNAYKEILKKYPPVVQVAL, from the coding sequence GTGATCAAAGCAACATTCGCCAAGGCGATGGTCTCGGCCGTGGCTGCCTCCGTGGCGTTGCCCCTGCCGTCCCTGGCCGCGGATACCCCCACCGCGCCCACGCGGCGCGAAGGATTCGCCGGATACGACCACCCCAACCAGTACATCGCCCGCCAGGCCGTGAGAATCGCGGACAACATGATGCCCGTGATGCAGCACCCGGCGCAGGACAAGGAAACCAGGCAAAAGCTCGCGGACCTGGAGAAAAAGACTGGGAAAAAACCGAACGTGCTGATCTTCCTTCTCGACGACGTGGGTTGGATGGACGTTGGTTTCAACGGCGGCGGCGGGGCCGTGGGCAACCCCACGCCGGATATCGACGCGGTGGCCGGCCAGGGCCTTGTCCTGACCTCCGCCTATTCGCAGCCGAGTTGCTCGCCCACCCGGGCCACGATTCTGACCGGGCAGTATTCCATACACCACGGCATCCAGACCCCCCCCATGTACGGCATGCCCGGCGGCCTGGAGGGAACGACGACCATCGCCCAGCTCCTGCGCGATCAGGGCTACGTGACCCAGGCCATCGGCAAATGGCATCTGGGGGAAAACGAAGGGTCCCTCCCGCAGAACGTGGGGTTTGACGATTACCGCGGGTTCAATTCCGTGTCCGACATGTACACCGAGTGGCGCGACCCGAACTTCAACCCGGAAGTGGCACTCAGCCCCGAGCGCTACGAGTACATCAAGAACCTGCCGTTCAGCAAAGGCGACGTGCACGCTGTGCGCGGCGGCAAGCTGGAAACCATCGCCGACATCACGCCCAAGTACATGGAAGACCTGGACCAGCGCTGGATGCAGTACGGCGTGGAGTTCCTCAAAAAGATGGCCAAGAGCGACAAGCCGTTCTTCCTGTACTACGGCACGCGCGGCTGCCATTTCGACAACTACCCGAATGAAAAATACGCCGGCCGCTCCCCGGCCCGCACCTCCTACAGCGACACCATGGTCGAAATGAACGACATTTTCGCCGCGCTGTACAAGACGCTCGCCGAAACAGGCCAGCTTGAGAACACGCTGATCATCTTCACGTCCGACAACGGGCCGGAAGCGGAAGTGCCGCCGCACGGCCGTACGCCGTTCCGGGGGGCCAAGGGCTCGACCTGGGAAGGCGGGGTGCGCGTGCCTACCTTCGCGTACTGGAAGGGCATGATCGAACCGCGCAAGTCCGACGGGCTGTTCGATCTTTCCGACCTGTTCAACACCTGCCTGTCCCTCGCCGGCAAGCCGGGCGCGGAAGCGGCCAAGCTGGTTCCGGCCAAGACCTTCATCGACGGCATTGACCAGGCTTCCTTCCTGCTCGCCAAGGACGGCCAGTCCAACCGCAAGGCGGTTCACTATTTCTGGAACGGCCAGTTCTCGGCCGTGCGTATCGATGAATTCAAATTCTTCGAACTCGTGCAGCAGCCGTTCGCCTTCACCCAGACCGGCTACCAGGGTGGTTTTTCCGGAGCCATCATGAAGCCCGCGGGCACGCTGATGTTCAACCTGTACACCAACCCGCAGGAAAACGACCACATCGGCGTCCGGCACATTCCCATGGGCGTGCCGCTGCAGACGGAAATGAACGCCTACAAGGAAATACTCAAGAAGTACCCTCCGGTGGTGCAGGTCGCCCTGTAA